A single region of the Pontimicrobium sp. SW4 genome encodes:
- a CDS encoding CoA transferase subunit A — MINKKVDNVAQALEGVKDNMTLMLGGFGLSGIPENAIAQLVKLGVKGVTCISNNAGVDDFGLGLLLQKHQIKKMISSYVGENDEFERQMLSGELDVELIPQGTLAERCRAAKAGFPAIYTPAGYGTEVAEGKETREFDGKMYVLEHAFKADFAFVKAWKGDEAGNLIFKGTARNFNPNMCGAAKITVAEVEELVPVGTLDPNQIHIPGIFVKRIFQGEKYEKRIEQRTVRQRN, encoded by the coding sequence ATGATTAATAAAAAGGTAGATAATGTAGCTCAAGCACTAGAAGGTGTAAAAGACAATATGACTTTGATGCTTGGAGGTTTTGGCTTATCAGGAATCCCTGAAAATGCCATTGCTCAATTAGTGAAATTAGGAGTTAAAGGAGTTACCTGTATTTCAAATAATGCAGGTGTAGATGATTTTGGATTAGGATTATTGCTCCAAAAACATCAAATAAAAAAAATGATTTCTTCTTACGTTGGTGAAAATGATGAGTTTGAACGTCAAATGTTAAGCGGTGAACTAGACGTAGAATTAATACCACAAGGGACTTTAGCAGAACGATGTAGAGCTGCAAAAGCTGGATTCCCTGCTATTTATACTCCAGCAGGATATGGTACTGAGGTAGCGGAAGGTAAAGAAACTAGAGAATTTGATGGGAAAATGTATGTTCTTGAGCATGCTTTTAAAGCTGATTTTGCTTTCGTAAAAGCGTGGAAAGGAGATGAAGCTGGGAACTTGATTTTTAAAGGAACTGCAAGAAATTTTAACCCAAATATGTGTGGAGCTGCAAAAATAACTGTGGCTGAGGTTGAGGAACTTGTTCCAGTGGGAACTTTAGATCCTAACCAAATTCATATTCCTGGAATTTTTGTTAAACGCATTTTTCAAGGAGAGAAATATGAAAAAAGAATAGA